The following proteins are co-located in the Citrobacter freundii ATCC 8090 = MTCC 1658 = NBRC 12681 genome:
- the nanK gene encoding N-acetylmannosamine kinase: MTTLAIDIGGTKLAAALLDSNLQIRERRELLTPASKTPEALRAALQALVAPLQGRANRVAIASTGIIREGALLALNPHNLGGLMHFPLTQTLEQITGLPTLAVNDAQAAAWAEYHALADEISDMVFITVSTGVGGGVISNGKLLTGSGGLAGHLGHTLADLNGPACGCGRVGCVEAIASGRGIAAAAEGTLAGCDAKTIFSSAGQGDEQASRLIHRSARTLARLVADVKATTDCQIVVIGGSVGLAEGYLALVEHYLAQEPLVYHVELLAAHYRHDAGLLGAALLAQGDLL, encoded by the coding sequence ATGACCACATTGGCAATTGATATCGGCGGTACCAAACTGGCTGCCGCGCTGTTAGACAGTAATCTGCAAATTCGCGAGCGGCGTGAATTGCTGACGCCCGCCAGCAAAACGCCGGAGGCGCTGCGCGCTGCGCTGCAAGCACTGGTTGCACCGCTACAGGGGCGTGCTAATCGGGTGGCGATCGCCTCGACGGGGATTATCCGTGAGGGGGCTTTACTGGCGCTGAATCCGCATAACCTTGGCGGGTTGATGCATTTTCCGCTGACACAAACGCTGGAACAAATCACCGGTCTGCCGACGCTGGCAGTCAATGACGCACAGGCAGCGGCCTGGGCGGAATACCACGCTCTGGCGGATGAGATAAGCGACATGGTTTTTATCACCGTGTCGACAGGCGTCGGCGGCGGCGTGATCAGCAACGGCAAGTTACTCACCGGGTCTGGTGGTCTGGCTGGACACTTAGGACATACGCTGGCGGATCTCAATGGACCGGCCTGCGGCTGCGGGCGTGTGGGCTGCGTCGAGGCGATTGCTTCCGGTCGAGGGATCGCGGCTGCAGCCGAAGGTACACTTGCTGGATGCGATGCCAAAACCATTTTTAGCAGCGCCGGGCAAGGAGATGAGCAGGCAAGCAGGTTGATCCATCGCTCGGCGCGTACTTTGGCAAGGCTTGTCGCCGATGTGAAGGCCACGACCGATTGCCAGATTGTGGTGATCGGCGGCAGCGTTGGGCTGGCTGAAGGGTATCTGGCGCTGGTGGAACATTATCTGGCACAAGAGCCTTTGGTCTATCACGTGGAATTACTGGCAGCGCATTACCGCCATGATGCTGGATTACTGGGGGCCGCGTTGTTGGCCCAGGGAGATTTATTATGA
- a CDS encoding cytosine deaminase, with translation MQNNNITLRQARLQGREGLWQLTIENGRFSRIEPQDTATLPQGEVLDAEGGLAIPPFVEPHIHLDTTQTAGEPSWNQSGTLFEGIERWAERKAMLTHEDVKARAMQTLKWQMANGIQYVRTHVDVSDPTLTALKAMLEVKQEVAPWVELQIVAFPQEGILSYPNGEALLEEAVRLGADVIGAIPHFEFTREYGVESLHKIFALAQKYDRLIDVHCDEIDDEQSRFVETVAALAHRDNMGERVTASHTTAMHSYNGAYASRLFRLLKMSGINFVANPLVNIHLQGRFDTYPKRRGVTRVKEMLEAEINVCFGHDDVFDPWYPLGTANMLQVLHMGLHVCQLMGYGQINDGLNLVTTHSAKTLHLQDYGLNVGNSGNLVILAAENGFDAVRRQTPARYSIRHGRVIAETVPSQTTLHLTQPEAVTFKR, from the coding sequence ATGCAGAATAATAACATCACCCTTCGTCAGGCACGTTTACAGGGACGCGAAGGATTGTGGCAGCTCACGATTGAAAACGGGCGCTTCAGCCGGATTGAGCCACAGGACACCGCCACGTTACCGCAGGGCGAAGTGCTTGATGCCGAAGGCGGCCTGGCCATTCCACCGTTCGTTGAGCCACATATCCATCTGGACACCACGCAAACTGCAGGCGAGCCGAGCTGGAACCAGTCTGGAACGTTATTTGAAGGCATTGAGCGTTGGGCCGAACGTAAGGCAATGCTCACGCACGAAGACGTCAAAGCGCGCGCCATGCAGACGCTGAAGTGGCAGATGGCCAACGGCATCCAGTATGTCCGCACGCACGTTGACGTTTCCGATCCAACGCTGACTGCACTGAAAGCCATGCTGGAGGTGAAGCAAGAAGTCGCGCCGTGGGTAGAGCTGCAAATTGTCGCCTTCCCGCAAGAGGGCATTCTTTCTTACCCCAACGGTGAAGCGCTATTAGAGGAAGCCGTGCGTTTGGGCGCAGACGTCATTGGCGCGATCCCCCACTTTGAATTTACGCGTGAATATGGCGTTGAGTCGCTGCACAAAATTTTCGCTCTGGCGCAGAAATACGATCGGCTTATCGATGTGCACTGCGACGAAATTGACGATGAGCAGTCACGCTTTGTTGAAACCGTCGCGGCGCTGGCGCATCGTGACAATATGGGCGAACGCGTGACCGCCAGCCATACCACAGCAATGCATTCCTATAACGGCGCGTATGCTTCCCGCCTCTTTCGCCTGTTGAAAATGTCCGGCATTAACTTTGTCGCGAACCCACTGGTAAATATTCACCTACAAGGGCGCTTTGATACGTATCCTAAACGTCGCGGCGTAACGCGCGTCAAAGAGATGCTGGAAGCGGAGATCAACGTCTGCTTCGGCCATGATGACGTCTTCGACCCGTGGTATCCGCTGGGCACCGCCAATATGCTGCAGGTACTGCATATGGGATTACATGTGTGTCAGCTGATGGGATACGGACAGATCAACGATGGGCTGAACCTGGTTACCACCCACAGTGCGAAAACCTTGCACCTGCAGGATTACGGTCTGAACGTGGGAAACTCCGGAAATCTGGTGATTTTAGCGGCAGAAAATGGGTTTGACGCGGTTCGTCGCCAGACGCCTGCCCGTTATTCCATTCGTCACGGGCGAGTCATTGCTGAGACAGTGCCAAGCCAGACCACGCTGCATCTGACGCAGCCGGAAGCAGTGACGTTTAAGCGCTAA
- the nanQ gene encoding N-acetylneuraminate anomerase: MMSDELRSLPSAGLHPVLQQALTLAIAANPQEKTPGRYALQGDTIFMNVMQFATQSPEQKKAELHQQYIDIQVLLSGEERILFGMTDSARQCDEMHVEDDYQLCSEIADEQAIVLKPGRFAIFMPGEPHKPGCMVEGPGEIKKVVIKVRASLLQA; the protein is encoded by the coding sequence ATGATGTCAGATGAGTTGCGTTCACTGCCTTCTGCCGGATTACATCCGGTCTTGCAGCAGGCATTAACGCTTGCCATTGCGGCGAATCCTCAGGAGAAGACCCCAGGGCGCTACGCGTTGCAGGGCGATACTATTTTTATGAATGTCATGCAGTTTGCGACGCAGAGCCCAGAGCAAAAGAAAGCGGAACTGCATCAGCAGTACATTGATATTCAGGTGCTGTTGTCCGGCGAAGAACGTATTCTGTTCGGGATGACCGATTCTGCTCGCCAGTGCGATGAGATGCATGTTGAGGATGACTATCAGCTGTGCAGCGAGATTGCCGATGAGCAGGCGATCGTACTGAAGCCGGGAAGATTTGCGATTTTTATGCCGGGCGAGCCGCATAAACCGGGCTGTATGGTGGAAGGGCCGGGGGAAATCAAAAAGGTCGTGATCAAGGTGCGCGCCAGCTTATTACAAGCCTGA